A genomic window from Deltaproteobacteria bacterium includes:
- a CDS encoding Uma2 family endonuclease: MTVAEWVALPEDEPGELVDGCLVEEEMPDLVHEIAVSWLVRTLGAWLGTRGGFVFASEAKLVVGARCGRKPDVSLYLPGGAVPPGRGAVRTPPDVVVEVLSPTARDARRDRIDKVGDYGAFGVRWYWLVDPERRVLEILALGADGRYVRAVAAAEGTLAVPACPGLTLDLAALWAEIDRLGPPLPDDTSPSR; this comes from the coding sequence ATGACCGTCGCCGAATGGGTCGCTCTTCCCGAGGACGAGCCCGGCGAGCTGGTCGACGGCTGCCTCGTGGAGGAGGAGATGCCGGACCTGGTGCACGAGATCGCGGTGTCCTGGCTGGTCCGCACGCTCGGGGCCTGGCTCGGCACGCGCGGCGGCTTCGTGTTCGCCTCCGAGGCGAAGCTCGTGGTCGGCGCGCGGTGCGGTCGGAAGCCCGACGTCAGCCTGTACTTGCCGGGCGGTGCCGTGCCGCCGGGTCGGGGCGCGGTTCGCACGCCGCCCGACGTCGTCGTCGAGGTGCTGTCGCCGACCGCGCGTGACGCGCGCCGCGATCGCATCGACAAGGTCGGCGACTACGGGGCCTTCGGCGTCCGCTGGTACTGGCTCGTCGACCCCGAACGACGGGTGCTCGAGATCCTCGCGCTCGGCGCCGACGGCCGGTACGTCCGCGCGGTCGCCGCGGCCGAGGGCACGCTCGCCGTCCCCGCGTGTCCGGGGCTCACGCTCGACCTCGCCGCGCTCTGGGCCGAGATCGACCGGCTCGGCCCGCCGCTTCCGGACGACACCTCGCCGTCGCGTTGA
- a CDS encoding DUF4160 domain-containing protein — protein sequence MLGGATLPYEVHVRYADQKAIVAIETLGVLRGRLSPKALALVTEWAVQHQEELRADWELARRHAPLRSIPPLE from the coding sequence TTGCTCGGCGGTGCCACTCTCCCATATGAGGTCCACGTTCGCTACGCTGATCAGAAGGCAATCGTCGCCATCGAGACGCTCGGGGTTCTTCGGGGACGATTGTCGCCGAAGGCGCTCGCGCTCGTCACGGAGTGGGCGGTACAGCATCAGGAGGAGCTCCGCGCCGACTGGGAGTTGGCGAGGCGGCACGCGCCGCTCCGATCCATCCCTCCGCTGGAGTAG
- the tadA gene encoding Flp pilus assembly complex ATPase component TadA codes for MSIPRQVPAANSLPALVLCVDDDLEVLQSLEALLGDAGYDVMVAESGERALRVISTVRPDLLLLDVGMADLDGYAVCAKLQESKELSYLPVVLLGASDAPIDTTRAVALGAVECLTKPVADDDLLEKVAAHVKTNAWFRDLERQKATPKTGASSNVTRFKQHLADALGLAPAQAQRLTQLAPLELYGVAEELGATPAKIAEELAAFLELPYRGRLQADAIALGVLPVPFCKANHVAAMRDAAGSRSFVLSDPLNWELQQILRRVGGAGGKLEIGVTEPANIAAVFDGAAAGQATPGAAAVMEADNGAIAMPAPVEVAVAAAADERSGPVIRLVNQLIENAHAMGASDIHVEPRESEVVVRYRVDGNMRVVNRFPQARLIHPLVSRIKIMAQLDIVERRLPQDGRIAFKKFSSKGLDVDLRVATAPMHHGEKVVMRILDKKKAVLPLTDLGFSPRHLKLYHEKLATPYGMILHVGPTGSGKSMTLYAALNEIQRPDLNIQTAEDPIEYTLPGINQMQVNREIGLTFQRALRSYLRQDPDVILVGEIRDLETAEIAVEAALTGHVLLSTLHTNDATSTIVRLVEMGIEPFMVSSSLVLVCAQRLLRRLCRECREAYEPDAQERLLVGVDPGTPLTLYRGRGCGRCNDIGFRGRIGTHEICVPDDAMRKVIATKGATAEALKRMAVETCDMTTLYWDAMEKVRAGVCALDDVLTEVRRDEFDSRPAWMFEELGLTRPGSRDVPPS; via the coding sequence ATGAGCATCCCGCGGCAGGTGCCGGCGGCCAACAGCCTTCCGGCGCTCGTGCTCTGCGTCGACGACGACCTCGAGGTATTGCAGTCCCTCGAGGCGCTCCTCGGCGACGCCGGGTACGACGTCATGGTCGCCGAGAGCGGCGAGCGCGCGCTGCGCGTGATCTCGACCGTTCGCCCCGACCTGCTCCTGCTCGACGTCGGGATGGCGGACCTCGACGGCTACGCCGTCTGCGCAAAGCTCCAGGAAAGCAAGGAGCTCTCGTATCTGCCGGTCGTGCTGCTCGGCGCCTCCGATGCGCCGATCGACACGACGCGGGCGGTCGCGCTCGGCGCCGTCGAGTGCCTGACGAAGCCGGTCGCCGACGACGACCTCCTCGAGAAGGTCGCCGCGCACGTCAAGACCAACGCCTGGTTCCGCGATCTCGAGCGCCAGAAGGCCACACCCAAGACCGGCGCGTCGTCGAACGTCACGCGCTTCAAGCAGCACCTCGCCGACGCACTCGGCCTCGCGCCCGCCCAAGCGCAGCGCCTGACCCAGCTGGCGCCGCTCGAGCTCTACGGCGTCGCCGAGGAGCTCGGCGCCACGCCCGCGAAGATCGCCGAGGAGCTCGCCGCGTTCCTCGAGCTGCCGTATCGCGGCCGGCTGCAGGCGGACGCGATCGCGCTCGGGGTCCTGCCGGTGCCGTTTTGCAAGGCGAACCACGTCGCCGCCATGCGTGACGCGGCAGGCAGCCGCTCCTTCGTGCTGAGCGACCCGCTCAACTGGGAGCTGCAGCAGATCCTGCGCCGGGTCGGCGGGGCGGGCGGCAAGCTCGAGATCGGCGTCACCGAGCCGGCGAACATCGCGGCGGTCTTCGACGGCGCCGCCGCCGGGCAGGCGACGCCCGGCGCCGCCGCGGTCATGGAGGCCGACAACGGCGCCATCGCGATGCCGGCTCCGGTGGAGGTCGCCGTCGCGGCCGCCGCCGACGAGAGATCGGGTCCGGTCATCCGGCTCGTGAACCAGCTCATCGAGAACGCCCACGCGATGGGCGCCTCGGACATCCACGTCGAGCCCCGCGAGAGCGAGGTCGTCGTTCGCTACCGCGTCGACGGCAACATGCGGGTCGTGAACCGCTTCCCGCAGGCGCGCCTCATTCATCCGCTCGTCTCGCGCATCAAGATCATGGCGCAGCTCGACATCGTCGAGCGCCGCCTGCCGCAGGACGGCCGTATCGCCTTCAAGAAGTTCTCGTCGAAGGGGCTCGACGTCGACCTCCGCGTCGCGACCGCGCCCATGCACCACGGCGAGAAGGTCGTGATGCGCATCCTCGACAAGAAGAAGGCGGTGCTGCCGCTCACCGACCTCGGGTTCTCGCCCCGGCACCTGAAGCTCTACCACGAGAAGCTCGCGACGCCGTACGGGATGATCCTGCACGTCGGGCCGACGGGCTCCGGGAAGTCGATGACGCTCTACGCGGCGTTGAACGAGATCCAGCGTCCCGACCTCAACATCCAGACGGCCGAGGACCCGATCGAGTACACCCTCCCGGGCATCAACCAGATGCAGGTGAACCGCGAGATCGGTCTCACGTTCCAACGCGCGCTGCGGAGCTATCTGCGTCAGGACCCGGACGTGATCCTCGTCGGCGAGATTCGCGACCTCGAGACCGCGGAGATCGCGGTCGAGGCGGCGCTCACGGGCCACGTGCTGCTCTCGACGCTCCACACCAACGACGCCACGTCGACGATCGTGCGGCTCGTCGAGATGGGGATCGAGCCGTTCATGGTGAGCTCGTCGCTCGTGCTGGTCTGCGCCCAGCGCCTGCTGCGCCGGCTCTGTCGCGAGTGCAGGGAGGCCTATGAGCCGGACGCGCAGGAGCGGCTGCTGGTCGGCGTCGACCCCGGGACACCGCTCACGCTCTACCGCGGGCGCGGCTGTGGGCGCTGCAACGACATCGGCTTCCGCGGCCGCATCGGCACCCACGAGATCTGCGTGCCGGACGACGCCATGCGGAAGGTGATCGCGACCAAGGGGGCGACGGCCGAGGCGTTGAAGCGCATGGCGGTCGAGACGTGCGACATGACGACGCTCTACTGGGACGCGATGGAGAAGGTGCGCGCCGGCGTGTGCGCGCTCGACGACGTGCTGACCGAGGTGCGGCGCGACGAGTTCGATTCGCGCCCGGCGTGGATGTTCGAGGAGCTCGGGCTCACGCGGCCGGGCTCTCGGGACGTGCCGCCGAGCTGA
- a CDS encoding HDOD domain-containing protein, which translates to MDSNLSGLVDDLAATCDLPPLPAAAARALALARDPDSSSEDLARVVATDPALAARVLAMSRSVTYLRRQPPRTLQEAIATVGLRALRRILIAASARAAYRADDRVAQSLWAHSLATALAADEIGKTIGGVAAGDAFIAGLLHDIGKLVMHLSNPKAFATLGVFDETTERSLFGTTHAEVGGRLAEKWGLEVAIAEGIRAHHEANPSPLAVCVARADRIAMEIGYGSLAHPESDGADGREALDAELEAAAERVRVLFESERHLFD; encoded by the coding sequence ATGGACTCCAATCTGAGCGGGCTCGTCGACGACCTCGCGGCGACCTGCGACCTTCCCCCGCTTCCCGCCGCCGCGGCCCGTGCGCTCGCGCTCGCTCGTGATCCCGACAGCAGCTCCGAGGACCTGGCCCGCGTGGTCGCGACCGATCCCGCGCTCGCCGCGCGGGTGCTCGCCATGTCGCGCTCGGTGACCTACCTCCGCCGGCAGCCGCCGCGGACGCTCCAGGAGGCGATCGCCACGGTCGGGCTCCGTGCGCTCCGCCGCATCTTGATCGCGGCGTCGGCGCGTGCGGCGTATCGCGCCGACGATCGGGTCGCGCAGTCGCTCTGGGCGCACTCGCTCGCGACGGCGCTCGCGGCGGACGAGATCGGCAAGACGATCGGCGGCGTGGCGGCCGGCGACGCGTTCATCGCGGGCCTCCTGCACGACATCGGGAAGCTCGTCATGCACCTGTCGAACCCGAAGGCGTTCGCCACGCTCGGCGTGTTCGACGAGACGACCGAGCGCAGCCTGTTCGGCACCACGCACGCCGAGGTCGGCGGTCGCCTCGCCGAGAAGTGGGGCCTCGAAGTCGCCATCGCCGAAGGCATCCGGGCGCATCACGAGGCGAACCCGTCCCCGCTCGCGGTGTGCGTCGCGCGCGCCGACCGCATCGCCATGGAGATCGGCTACGGGTCGCTGGCGCACCCGGAGTCGGACGGCGCCGACGGCAGAGAAGCGCTCGACGCGGAGCTGGAAGCCGCGGCCGAACGCGTGCGCGTGCTCTTCGAGAGCGAGCGCCACCTCTTCGACTGA
- a CDS encoding prepilin-type N-terminal cleavage/methylation domain-containing protein, giving the protein MSVAVRGQRGTTLVEVLVAVSLVGVLAAIGIPQYASYTERGREAQCIANRHNVEEAARACIAETGKACLTVQELVESGYMSGMPTCPSGGSYVWLKDDPRDLRAPMMGCSKHYWDSGEEQHAKDDTHDGDGGGDKGSGGGDKGGGGDKGGGGDKGGRGDKGGGGDKGGGGDKGGGGHKGGRGDKGGGGHKGGGGHDHGGGGNGKGGKGNNG; this is encoded by the coding sequence ATGAGCGTCGCGGTCCGGGGGCAGCGGGGCACGACGCTCGTCGAGGTGTTGGTCGCGGTGTCGTTGGTCGGCGTGCTGGCTGCGATCGGCATCCCGCAGTACGCGTCGTACACGGAACGCGGTCGTGAAGCGCAGTGCATCGCGAACCGCCACAACGTCGAGGAAGCGGCGCGCGCTTGCATCGCCGAGACGGGGAAGGCGTGCCTCACGGTCCAGGAGCTCGTAGAGAGCGGCTACATGAGCGGCATGCCGACGTGTCCGTCGGGCGGCTCCTACGTCTGGCTGAAGGACGATCCGAGGGATCTGCGCGCACCGATGATGGGCTGCTCGAAGCACTACTGGGACTCCGGGGAAGAGCAGCATGCCAAGGACGACACGCACGACGGAGATGGCGGCGGCGACAAGGGTAGTGGCGGGGGCGACAAAGGCGGCGGCGGCGACAAGGGCGGCGGCGGCGACAAAGGCGGCCGCGGTGACAAAGGCGGTGGGGGCGACAAGGGTGGCGGCGGCGACAAGGGTGGGGGCGGCCACAAGGGCGGCCGCGGTGACAAAGGCGGCGGCGGCCACAAGGGCGGCGGCGGCCATGACCACGGCGGCGGGGGCAATGGCAAGGGCGGCAAGGGCAACAATGGCTGA